A part of Liolophura sinensis isolate JHLJ2023 chromosome 1, CUHK_Ljap_v2, whole genome shotgun sequence genomic DNA contains:
- the LOC135462927 gene encoding visual pigment-like receptor peropsin: MVYSYYHVFMTVRSVSRGGVWDMNSRVARKNLKIERKMAKTIGLMVCAFLLSWSPYAVVSLWAAFGNPDDISVLAGVLPAVLAKSAIIWNPIIYVATNKQFRHGFFAIIPCSGLKEALMKKEQQLEKDDSDEGDDGATVAGPNATHIQVQPANAVAPTGAEAETFGRSETVVEDLDLGDDKTKVKTVEVKPKTETEM; the protein is encoded by the exons GTGCGTTCTGTGTCCCGTGGTGGGGTTTGGGATATGAACAGCAGGGTGGCACGCAAAAATCTGAAGATCGAGAGGAAGATGGCAAAAACCATTGGTCTCATGGTTT GTGCCTTCTTGCTGTCGTGGAGTCCATACGCCGTTGTTTCTCTGTGGGCGGCGTTCGGCAACCCGGATGACATTTCCGTACTTGCCGGGGTCCTACCAGCTGTACTGGCCAAGTCGGCCATTATCTGGAATCCCATTATCTATGTGGCCACCAACAAGCAATTCCGTCACGGTTTCTTTGCCATTATTCCGTGTTCCGGCCTGAAGGAAGCATTGATGAAGAAAGAACAGCAGCTGGAGAAAGATGACAGTGACGAGGGCGATGATGGAGCTACGGTCGCGGGGCCAAATGCCACTCATATCCAGGTACAGCCGGCAAACGCTGTAGCCCCTACTGGCGCTGAGGCGGAGACATTCGGCAGATCGGAAACCGTGGTTGAAGACCTCGATCTGGGAGACGACAAAACCAAGGTGAAGACGGTCGAAGTCAAACCAAAAACGGAAACGGAAATGTGA
- the LOC135461833 gene encoding visual pigment-like receptor peropsin has translation MVDTAAPEMATGHTILPMTIFEHSVVGVLYFTIGIIGTVGNLLTFIVFMYQKPVKSPRNLVFANFALANAFVVAPFVIPGSSSFVGRWLYGETACQAYAFEGMLAGIGAVGALIVLGVERYLAICCKDLYLNLSSGNVMCMILLGWLNALFWAAMPLLGWCRYYIEPSGTSCTLDWQIVDDQYVSYVTGLTTFCFCIPFAVLVLCLIRASNCIVPETESSEKASPKNEQDEWFSEKQLLKLAWTFTIAAFIGWGPYAYIVIWPFFNNMSNATAVLAVMPPLMAKASTMIYPFAYMSRSAKFRKAMFLTLGCGEQEKKEN, from the exons ATGGTCGACACAGCAGCTCCGGAAATGGCAACTGGCCACACGATTCTTCCTATGACCATCTTTGAACACTCGGTGGTTGGTGTTCTGTATTTTACCATAG GTATCATAGGCACTGTTGGAAACCTGCTTACGTTCATTGTGTTCATGTACCAAAAGCCAGTGAAGTCACCACGGAATCTAGTATTTGCGAACTTTGCTTTGGCAAACGCCTTTGTGGTGGCTCCATTTGTAATACCCGGGTCTTCAAGTTTTGTGGGACG GTGGTTGTATGGAGAGACGGCTTGTCAGGCATATGCCTTTGAGGGCATGCTTGCTGGGATAGGCGCTGTAGGAGCACTGATTGTCTTGGGCGTCGAGCGCTACCTGGCCATATGCTGTAAAGACCTGT ATTTGAACCTGTCCTCTGGGAATGTGATGTGTATGATTCTGCTAGGCTGGCTGAACGCTCTCTTCTGGGCCGCCATGCCTCTTCTTGGATGGTGCAG ATACTACATCGAGCCGTCGGGCACATCGTGTACGCTTGACTGGCAGATCGTTGATGATCAGTATGTGTCCTATGTGACTGGTTTGACAACCTTCTGCTTCTGCATTCCCTTCGCTGTACTGGTCTTGTGTCTGATCCGGGCATCGAACTGCATAGTCCCCGAGACTGAGAGCTCTGAGAAAGCCAGCCCCAAGAACGAACAGGACGAATGGTTCAGCGAGAAACAACTACTCAAG CTTGCCTGGACTTTCACCATAGCGGCTTTCATCGGTTGGGGACCATACGCTTACATCGTGATCTGGCCATTCTTCAACAACATGTCCAATGCCACTGCTGTATTGGCCGTCATGCCACCGCTGATGGCGAAAGCCTCTACCATGATCTATCCGTTTGCCTACATGTCTCGCAGCGCCAAGTTCCGCAAGGCCATGTTTCTCACACTGGGCTGTGGCGAACAAGAGAAGAAGGAAAACTAG